In Accipiter gentilis chromosome 17, bAccGen1.1, whole genome shotgun sequence, one DNA window encodes the following:
- the MECR gene encoding enoyl-[acyl-carrier-protein] reductase, mitochondrial isoform X1, with translation MQRAAARVLRGARTPPAGTRSATARVPPPRGLLYERHGEPAAVVQLKDLEVAELRDSDVHVKMLAAPINPADINMIQGTYAILSPLPAVGGNEGVGEVLEVGRRVTALKPGDWVIPAGAGVGTWRTQGVFPEEMLLKVPSDIPVLCAATLSVNPCTAYRMLTDFETLAPGDSVIQNAANSGVGQAVIQIAKASGIKTINVVRDRPDLPKLVERLMALGADHVITEEMLRKPEMKDIFKSIPKPRLALNCVGGKSTTEMLRHLQPKGTMVTYGGMAKQPVMVPVSTFIFRDVRLRGFWMTQWKKDHAQDQESLTNMMDALCQLIRRGQLTAPACTEVPLQDYKAALEATMKPFTSSKQILLF, from the exons ATGCAGCGGGCGGCAGCGCGGGTGCTGCGCGGGGCGCGGACCCCCCCAGCTGGGACGCGCTCGGCCACGGCGCGGGTCCCCCCCCCGCGGGGGCTGCTCTATGAGCGGCACGGGGAACCCGCGGCCGTCGTGCA ACTAAAGGACCTCGAGGTGGCTGAGCTGAGGGACTCCGATGTCCACGTCAAGATGTTGGCAGCCCCCATCAATCCCGCTGACATCAATATGATCCAAG GGACCTACGCCATCCTCTCCCCGCTGCCGGCCGTGGGAGGGAACGAAGGTGTCGGGGAAGTGCTGGAGGTCGGGCGTCGTGTGACGGCTCTGAAACCCGGGGACTGGGTCATCCCGGCAGGCGCCGGAGTCG GGACGTGGCGGACGCAGGGGGTCTTCCCCGAGGAGATGCTGCTGAAGGTGCCCAGTGACATCCCGGTGCTGTGTGCCGCCACCCTGAGCGTCAACCCCTGCACGGCGTACCGCATGCTGACCGACTTCGAGACCCTGGCTCCAG GTGACTCTGTCATCCAGAACGCTGCCAACAGCGGCGTGGGCCAGGCTGTTATCCAGATCGCCAAAGCCTCTGGCATCAAGACCATCAACGTGGTGAGGGACAG ACCTGATCTCCCAAAGCTGGTGGAGAGGCTGATGGCCCTGGGCGCAGACCACGTCATCACGGAGGAGATGCTGAGAAAACCAGAAATGAAAGATATATTTAAG AGCATCCCGAAGCCCCGGCTCGCCCTGAACTGCGTCGGAGGCAAAAGCACTACAGAGATGCTGCGGCATCTGCA GCCCAAAGGGACCATGGTCACCTACGGGGGTATGGCAAAGCAGCCTGTGATGGTGCCTGTG AGCACATTCATCTTTCGGGACGTGCGGCTCCGCGGCTTCTGGATGACCCAGTGGAAGAAGGACCATGCGCAGG ACCAGGAGAGCCTGACCAACATGATGGATGCCTTGTGCCAGCTCATCCGGAGGGGGCAGCTCACCGCGCCGGCCTGCACTGAGGTCCCGCTCCAGGACTACAAGGCAGCGCTGGAGGCCACCATGAAGCCCTTCACGTCCTCGAAGCAGATCCTCCTCTTCTGA
- the MECR gene encoding enoyl-[acyl-carrier-protein] reductase, mitochondrial isoform X2, whose amino-acid sequence MQRAAARVLRGARTPPAGTRSATARVPPPRGLLYERHGEPAAVVQLKDLEVAELRDSDVHVKMLAAPINPADINMIQGTYAILSPLPAVGGNEGVGEVLEVGRRVTALKPGDWVIPAGAGVGTWRTQGVFPEEMLLKVPSDIPVLCAATLSVNPCTAYRMLTDFETLAPGDSVIQNAANSGVGQAVIQIAKASGIKTINVVRDRPDLPKLVERLMALGADHVITEEMLRKPEMKDIFKAQRDHGHLRGYGKAACDGACEHIHLSGRAAPRLLDDPVEEGPCAGPGEPDQHDGCLVPAHPEGAAHRAGLH is encoded by the exons ATGCAGCGGGCGGCAGCGCGGGTGCTGCGCGGGGCGCGGACCCCCCCAGCTGGGACGCGCTCGGCCACGGCGCGGGTCCCCCCCCCGCGGGGGCTGCTCTATGAGCGGCACGGGGAACCCGCGGCCGTCGTGCA ACTAAAGGACCTCGAGGTGGCTGAGCTGAGGGACTCCGATGTCCACGTCAAGATGTTGGCAGCCCCCATCAATCCCGCTGACATCAATATGATCCAAG GGACCTACGCCATCCTCTCCCCGCTGCCGGCCGTGGGAGGGAACGAAGGTGTCGGGGAAGTGCTGGAGGTCGGGCGTCGTGTGACGGCTCTGAAACCCGGGGACTGGGTCATCCCGGCAGGCGCCGGAGTCG GGACGTGGCGGACGCAGGGGGTCTTCCCCGAGGAGATGCTGCTGAAGGTGCCCAGTGACATCCCGGTGCTGTGTGCCGCCACCCTGAGCGTCAACCCCTGCACGGCGTACCGCATGCTGACCGACTTCGAGACCCTGGCTCCAG GTGACTCTGTCATCCAGAACGCTGCCAACAGCGGCGTGGGCCAGGCTGTTATCCAGATCGCCAAAGCCTCTGGCATCAAGACCATCAACGTGGTGAGGGACAG ACCTGATCTCCCAAAGCTGGTGGAGAGGCTGATGGCCCTGGGCGCAGACCACGTCATCACGGAGGAGATGCTGAGAAAACCAGAAATGAAAGATATATTTAAG GCCCAAAGGGACCATGGTCACCTACGGGGGTATGGCAAAGCAGCCTGTGATGGTGCCTGTG AGCACATTCATCTTTCGGGACGTGCGGCTCCGCGGCTTCTGGATGACCCAGTGGAAGAAGGACCATGCGCAGG ACCAGGAGAGCCTGACCAACATGATGGATGCCTTGTGCCAGCTCATCCGGAGGGGGCAGCTCACCGCGCCGGCCTGCACTGA